Within the Pseudomonadota bacterium genome, the region GCCGCTTTTCGCGCAGATACAGCCCGGGGGAAACAAAGGCCCACAACTGCCAAAAAACCCACGGGCTCGCGATCAGCAGACCCACTACGACCGCGATCTTCAAGTAGGCCACCAGGGGATCGATGACGTTCGCAAAGTGGATCGTGGGCTCACCCAAGCCCAAACGCAGCCAGGCCGCTCTGAGCGGATCGATCAGGATCTCGAGCAAGCGCTCCTTGAAGAACCACGCGATCCCGGCGCTCGGTACCACCCCCAGCATCGCACGTATGAGCCTCATTCTGAGCTCGCCCAGGTGCTCGAAGACGCCCATTTGGACGTCGTCCTCGGGGAGCTGAGGGCGCATGCGCTCCTCGTCAGCCATCGGACGAGCCGCCGGGCGAGGGATCGTCACCTGCATCGGTGGCGGGGGGTGCATGCGCATGCCCCGACGAACCCCTACCAGGGTCGGGCACGCGAGCGGGACGGGGCGGAGCGGTCAACGAGGGTCTGGGTGGCGCGGCCCGCGCCGGGGACACAGGACCTGGTGGCGGCGACGCCGGCGGGGCGGAGCGGTGCTTGGCGGCCCCCGAATCTACACGGGTGTCCGCGTCGAAGACCTGGGTGTCTTCGTCGAAAACCTGCTCATGCGGGATCCGGGCCGGCCCAGCCTGCGCCGGCGCCTCGGTGTCAAGCTCGGTGGGGCCCTCGTGGCGGGCGACCGGGTCCTTTGGGGGCTCCGGGAGGGGAGGTGAGCGGGGCGGAGACGTGAGGTCATCCCGCATCAGCTCGTCCAGGGCGATCGCGCTACGCAGCTCGTCGCTGGCACGCCGGAACTGCCGCAGCGTCTTGCCGACCACCTTCATCATCGCGGGCAGCTTCTCGGGTCCCACGGCGACTATGAGAATAAGTGCGATAATCGCGAATTCGCCGAAGCCGATATTGAACATGACGCACCGCCGGGTGGTTCAGCGCCGATCGCTCCCGGCGAGGTTGGTCTAACACAGGGAGTGCCGAGGGGGGATCGCTACCTAGTGCCCGGTCGAAACTAGGCTAGTTGTGGGCCTCGGCCTGGGCCTCCGGCACGTCGCTCGTCGTCTCCCTCAGGTGTTCCGCCACGGCGCTCAGGCCGCGTACCTGCTGCTCTTGCTGTCGGCTCTGCTGCTGGATCTGGGTCATGGCGGCGAGTGTTTGCTCCGATCCCTTGGCCTGCTGGCGCTGAGACTGATGTAGCTGGTTGACCATATCGGAGATGTTCTCGATAGCTTGCGTGATCTGGCGCCCGCCACGCGACTGCTCCTGAGAGCTGCGTTCTACGTGCTGGGTAATGTGGCGCATTTTTTCCGCGCTCTTCATGATCAACTCGGAGCCACGAGCCTGCTCTGCGGTAGCCCCCGCCACCTGCTGCACGGTTTCAGCGATGCGGCTGATGGCGTCGGTGACCTGGCGTGACCCCTTCGCCTGCTCGACTGTTGCGCGCGCGATAGCGCGCACCATTCCTGTCGACTTCTGAGACGAGTCCAGGATCTTCTTGAGCGCCTGCTCGGCCTCCGCGGACACGTCCACACCTCTATCCACGGTCGTGGCGCCGCGTTCCACCGCCACGATCGCGTCTCGAGTAGCCTCCTGAATCCGCTTGATCAGATCGGCGATCTCCTTGGTCTTGTCGCCGGAACGCTCGGCCAGCTGCTTGATCTCGTCGGCGACGACCGCGAAGCCTTTGCCGTACTCACCCGCTTGTGCCGCGATGATGGCAGCGTTGAGTGCCAGAAGGTTCGTCTGCTCCGCCACGTCGTCGATGACCCTCAGTATGTCTCCGATCCGATCGATTTGGTCACCGAGCGACACGATGACTTCCACCGCCTCACGCGAAGATTCCTTGATGCGGTTGATTTCGTCGATCGTCCGCAGGATGGCGTCAGCCCCGCGCTCCGCGTCGGCGGCCACCTCTTCCGATAGGCGTGCCGTTTCGTTGGCGTTAGACTGGACCTGATCGATGGACACGTCCATTTCGTTCATGGAAGAGGACGTTTCCTCCGCCATGAGCGAGAGCGCATCGACGTTTCTTGCGACTTCCCGGATGCTGTAGGCCATCTCCTCGATGGAGGAGACCGTGTCGCGGACGCTCGTCGCCAAGTTCGCCATGTTCTCGGCGACTTCGTCGCTGGTCGCCTTCATCTCCAAGATGGACGAAGAGGACTCCTCTGCGCTCGACGCCAGCGTTTCGACGTGGCGCGAGACGTCGCGATGCTGCTCGGTCATCCGTCCAATCGACTCGGCCACCTGGTCGACTGCTTCGCCCTGCCGCTCGATCAAGGCCGCCAAAGCCTGCAGCTGGCTGGCGAGCTGCCGCTCTTCGCGTGTGACCTGCTGCAGGCGCTTGTGAGCCGTACCGAGCGCAGCTTCGGCCTTGCGCTCGGCCTCCATGCTCCGCTGCTTGAGACCGTCGATATGGCGCGCGATCCGTATAAGCACGTCCAGGATCTCCGCCACCTGGGCCGGCACGTCGGCGGCCTGGGCCGGGAGCTCGCCGTCGCTGACCGCGTCGGTCGCCCGGCGCAGCAAGCGCAGGGCGTTTTCCGCCTCGTGCGAGCGCTGCTCGAAACCGCGTTCCCGTTTGCTCAGGGAGGCGAGCAGACGGGTCAGATCCTCGAGCACCGCCAGCAGCTGCGGCGAGGCGTCGGCGGGAGCGACCGGTGGCTCACCTCGTTGCACGAGATCGATGGCTTCGCGCACAACCTGCAGCTCGTAGTGCAGGTTGGCGCCGGCAAGCACGACCAGAAATGCGGCGATCGTGGACAGCGCAACCACGGACAGGGCCGCGGGCTGCGCCATCGGAGCGAAGACGGCCAGCGCAGCACCGACCCCGAAGACTCCGAGGCCGGCGAGGAGCGTCTTGCTCTTCAGCAGGTACCTGGCCATCCGTTAGGACCCGCCACACAACGACCTGTGCAGATCGCTGGGGACCGGGCGTCGCCGGCAAGGCGCGACGGCGAGGAATACTGCGGGTATTTCTAGGAGGAGCAACACAGCCAGCGGTGTTTGGAGCCCGAATACCGATCCAGGACACTGGCCATGCAGCTTCCGGATCCGGCTAGAAGGGTAACTTTGTCGCCTGCACGCAGGCAAGTGCGAGATGGACCAGCGCGCACCGGGGAGCAACAGGCTTTTGGTGAGCAGAGCAGGCAGGCTCGACACCGGGCTTGGTGTGTCGCCGATATGCTGAACATAAAGCTAGCATCATGGCATCCAGCGTCGAGCTCATGCCGCAACCAGCGACTCGGGCATGAGCACGGCGGGTGCAGAAACCACGATCGGTTGATCCGCAAGCAATGCCAGCAGCAGCTCGTGCGCTCTGGCGTTCGGGCCTGCGAAGCGCGCCAGCGCTCGCGCGGCAGCCCGCGCGGACGGCATGCGCTGCGCTCGGTCACGTGTAAGCAGGGTGGCCGCGGCCCGCGCGAACTCCGGGTCCACGTTGGGAAGCATCTCAGCCAAACCCGGCACATCCTGGTGGATGATCCGCAACAACAGCTTCGTGACGTTGCCTCCTTCGAAGACGGGTCTGCCCGTCAACGCTTCGTGGATGACGAGCCCGAGCGAGAACAAGTCCGCGCGCCCGTCCACCTCGGGATCGCCGGAAGCTTGTTCGGGTGAGACGTAGCTCGGCGTGCCAAAGACCTTGCCGCGTTCGAGCTCGCGCTCCTCGTGGCTCGAGCGGCTGCTGGCACACACACCGAAGTCGATCAGATAGACGCGCACGCGCTTGTCGCCGTCGCGCTCGAGCACGATGTGCTCCGGTTTGACGTCACGGTGGGTGTAGCCAGCTACGTGCACGGCATGCAGTATCTCCGCCACCCGGGCAGCCAGCGCCGCGATCGTCGGCACGTCTGGAATCCGACCGCGCCGCAGGAGTGAAGCTAGGCTGCTACCGGTAAGCCGCGGCATCACCAAGAACGGCGAGCCGTCGGGCCTGCGATCGGCGGCGAGCGTTGTTGGCACTCCGGGGTGCGACACGGTCCGCCCTACCTCGGCCTCGCGCAAGAGCCGGCGTGAAAGCTCGGGCTGGCTGGCCACGGCACAACGCAGCATCTTGATGGCCACGGGCAACCCGTCCGCCAAGCGTTCGGCGGCATAAACGACCCCCGTGGCACCCGCTCCAATGCGCTCGCAGAGCCGGTAGCCCTTGATCCGATCGCGTTGCTGTTGCTCCGTACGCTCCGAGTGCATGGCGCGACTCGCTTCTACCTTCGGCCGGTTGGATCGCCGGGTCAAAAAAAGGGTGGCCGGGTTCGGCTAGCTGCACGGCGCGCTCGGCGGCAGTCCGAAAAAGCTGCGCAGCAGCTGGGCGTCTGCTGTCCGTGCCCCGGCGCTGTCGCGGGTCACGAGCGTGCGGGCGCGCTCGCACCCGGAACCCGCCAGCGCGCAGCCCAGTGTCCAGACACTGAACAGCGCGCGCTTGCGGTCGACTATCGGCACCACGTCCCGTCGCCTCACAGGGGTGAGTCCCACGCCGCGCGCTCCCTGTTCCACTCGCTCTGGGTGACGGGCATCGGCGCACACGACGACCCGGCCCGCGGGCGACACCACGCGCGCGGCTGCCGACAGGTAGACCTCGATGCCGCCGCGCAGCTCGATTCTGGCTGCTGCCCGCTGCCGATCGGGAGACGCGGTGGCGGTTCCGGGAGGCCAGTACGGCGGCGTGCCCGTGACCAGATCGAAGCGTCCCAGGGCAAGCGGGTCCACGCAGGTGCGCAGATCGCCCTGGATGAGCCGGCAGCGTCCCGACAGGTTGTTGCGGGCTACGTTACGCTCGGCGAGGCGGAAGGACACCGGCTCGGCCTCCACGCCGACGAAGTGAGCTCGCGGCATGCGGTAGGCAAGCATGTGCAGCACCGAACCAACGCCGCAGCCAAGGTCGAGGCAGTGCAGCGCCTCGGGTAGTGCCAGGGCCGCCTCCCAGGCCGTGGCAACGTCGTCCAAGGAATAGCGATGGCCGCGCCGACGTTGCCACAGCCGGAATTCTCCGGCCACGGCGTCGTCGGTCAGCTCGTCCAGGTGGTCTCCAGCCGGGTGCCCGGACGTGATCAAATTCGATACCATGGGATGTCAGCGTGGCTTGTGCCACACGAAGCAGCTAAGGTCAACGGAGATGAGCAGCGACGATTCCGGGCCCTCCCCTCCAGACGATAGACCCAGGCGACGCAAGGCCCCGCTGGAAATCGAGCTCGAAAACCTCGGCCTCAAGGATGCCGATTCCGAGGAATCAAGCATGTTCCCTTGGGATCAAGGGGCGGACGCTCTTCCGGAGCAGCGCAACTCTCAACCCGTCCCTCGGGCACGACGTGTCGGCAGCGGGGCGCCGCCGGCGAGCCATGAGCCCACAGCGGATCGTTGGCCGAGCCAGCTCGATATCCCGAAAGCGCCTCGGACGCCCAGCGTGAGCTGGCCACCCGCGATGGATGCGTCGAGCCCACCGCCGGCGGCACCGGAGCAAACCGCTCGGCTTGCCCGCGCAGAGGCGGAGCTGGCGCACACGCGCCACGCGCTCGATGCGCTTCGCCCGCGCCTGGCGCGAAAGGAGGCGCAGCTGCGCGAGATCGAGGCCAAGTCGGTGCGGGATACGGGCGTGCTGCGAGCCCGGGTGGTCGACCTCGAAGCGAGGTTGGTCGAACACGAGGACGCGAGGCGCGAGGCGCGCGAGCTGCGAGCTGCCCTTGCCAAGCGTGACGCCCAGCTCGAGCGGCTCGAGCGGGAGCTCGTCGTGCTACGCGCGACAAAGCACGCGCGCGACAACGGCTCAGACACCAGCGGCTAGATGTCCTCTGCGGGAGTCATAAACCATTTCACCGGTTCCGAACGCCGCACGGCGCCGTCCACGCTCCTCGAATATGCTCTGCATGTCCTTCTGTCGCACGAACGCGCCGGGCGAAGCCCAGCCCTCAGCGATCTGGCCCATTACTCCCGCCGAGGACATCCAGTGTCCTTCGTAGTCGCACCAGCAGCGCGTCGGCCTCGACCTCGTCGCCCTCATTGACGGCGATTTCAGCGACGTTGCCCGCGCTGGCGGCGCGTAGCTCGTTCTGCATCTTCATGGCTTCCACCACGACCAAAGCCTGTCCCGGCTCAACGGGCTGACCGGTTCGGGTCAGCACCCTGACGACCCTGCCCGGCATCGGTGCCCGCAGCTCCGTCTGGGCGTGCAGCGTGTTGCGGCGCGCTCGGCCCGCCCCGCGCTGGGTCCGAACCTGCGCTCGCGCGCGCAAACCTTGACAGCAGACGCCGAGATCGTCAGCCCGGCCGCCCACCTGAACGTCGAATACCCTGGTACCGAAGCGTAGGCTTACTCCACCGGCTACCGGTACGGCCTCGGCGTCAAGAGGTTGGCCGTCGAGCCACACCCGCAGTGTACCGCTCGACAGCTCACGAACATCCACCTCCCGGCAGCGCCCCTCGATATGCACGAACAGCTTCATCGAACCGGCTATAGTCGCGCGTCCGGTTACTGCTTACTAGCCGGAAGCGGAAGTTTCACGTTAGCAAGAGGGATGCAGCGCGCGCTGGCCTACCTGGCTCGTCGTCCCGATCCGCTGACCAGTCTTGTGCTTACGGTTCCGGTCTTTCTCACCTACCACTTGGGCATCGTGTGGATCGATAGGCGTAACGGCGTGGATCTATTCACATCGCTCACGCTGGAGCTTCTCGACTACAGCCTGTGGGGCTACCTCGGGGCCACCCTGACCTACGCGGCAGGGCTTGTCGGAGCCGGGGCGCTGCTGCGCGAACGGGGCACGGCCCGGCCCGCGACGCTCCTGCCGGTGGTCGTGGAAAGCGCATGCTGGGCCCTGCTCATGCTGGGCCTGCTCGGCTGGGCGCTCGAGGGAATGGTGTCGTGGACTCCGAACGCGACTCCCTTGGGTCCGGTGGACAAAGTCGTCATGGCCGCGGGCGCGGGATTCCACGAAGAGGCCGTGTTCCGCGTGGCGTTGTTCTCGGGCGGAGCATTCGCTCTCGAGCGCGCTGGACGCATCCGGCGAGCCCACGCGTTCGCGATCGCAGCGATCGCATCGTCACTGGCCTTTTCCGCCATGCACCACGTGGGGGCGGCCGGCGATCCGTTCGGCTGGCACGCCTTTGCCTTCAGGACGCTGGCGGGTCTGTTCTTGAGCCTGCTCTACGGGCTTCGAGGGTTCGCGGTGGCAGTCTACACGCACGCCGCCTACGACGCCATGGTGTTCTTTGTCGTCGACTAGCGGCCGTCCATGCTAAAAATGGCAGGAGCCGCGGCCGGAGCTCGTGCGCAGCGGTTTCGCCGGTAGGAGGGCAACGACGATGGGCTTGCTACCTAGTGCCCGTTCCAAGACTCACTCCCGTCGCCTGGCTTGCGGCGCGAGGCCGTCTGCCACACCGTCTCACACTCGACCTTGCTCAATTCCAAGCTCGATCCCAGCCGCCCTCGCTGCGTTTCCTCGGTTCGTCGGCGCGCCGTCCGACCCCGCGGCGCTGCACCGTGCCCGGTCCGGAGTTTCGGGACGGGCACTACCTAGAAGATCGGACGTGGGGCAACTCGCGAGGGCCTTCGCCTGTCTGGCAGCGCTGTGCTGGTCGTACGGGTGTGCGCGCGAGGTGATACCCAACACACACGTCGAGGACACCACAAGAAACCGAAAGGTCCTCGAGTTTGTGGAAAACTACCGCCTTGCGGTGGAAGCACGCGACGCCGCCAGCCTTCTTGCGCTGACCTCGCGCAACTACTTCGACGACATGGGCACCCCCCGTGGCGACGACGACGTGGACTACGACACCCTGCGTGATGGGCTAGAGCGAATGAAGCACGAAGTGCTGGCTGCCCGCTACCAGATCTCCTACCGGGGGTTGACCTACCTGCCCGATCGCGTACTGGTCGATGTCCTTTACACTGGCTGGTTTCGTGTCAGCACGCCCGACGGCCCTCACTGGGAGCGGCGACTCGAGCCCCACAGGCTTGTCCTCGCCAGCGAGCAAGGCCAATACAAGCTGGTCTCCGGCATGTAGCCCGGGACCGCGTTGGCGCGCTTGGTGTGGATCCGGCGGCGATACTGGACTATGGGCCCGATTTGCCCATGCAACGAACCACGGATACGGGGGACCACGGATACAGGGGACAAGGTGAGCGAGCCGCGCGCATCAAGAGGCAGGCACGCTCGCCGTTTACGTCCCAAACGAACCTTCCCCCACGTTGGTCGCTCCAGCGGGCGTTACCCATCCCGGAGTCACTCAAGCGGCGGTCACTCAAGCGCTGGCACCCATGCGGGTCTCTCGCTGCTAGGCTAGCATGATGGCGCGGCGACCCGATGAAGGTCCGAAACACGCGATCCCATGAAGTTCCTCTGCGGAAACTGCAAGGCCAAGTACCAGATCGCCGACGAAAAGGTCTCCGGCCGAACCTTGCGCATGACGTGCAGGCGCTGCGGCGAGGAAATCCTGATCCGTGGACGGGCCATGACGGCCTCGACGGCGGCCTCTGCCTCTGCTCGGGCGCCGGCCCGCCCCCCATCAGGCGCTGCCGAGACGCAAGGCTCCGCGCTTGGCGCCGACTTCCAGCGACGCGTAGCTAGGCATACGACACCGCCCAGCCCCGAGGCGAACGAGCACTGGCATGTGGCCATCAACGACATTCCGGTCGGGCCTATGCGCAGGGAAGAGCTGGCGCGCAAGATCGCGGCCGGGGCCGTGAATGGGGAGTCGCTGGCGTGGTGTGAGGGGATGGACGACTGGGTGGCCATTGCCCAGCTTCCGGAACTGGCCGCGCTCCTGGCCCCGCCACCACCAGCCGCCGGGTCGGTGCGTCCTGCTGCTCCCGCGCGAGCCCGAGAACGCAAGGTCATCTCGCTGGAAGATCGTCTTGCTGCCCAAGCCCGAGCGACCCCACCCACGCCAGCGGTCGCAGCCACGCCACCCGCTGCCGAAGCGCCGGTGCCGATCCCATCGGCTCCCGACAACGACTCCGCGTTGCTCCCGGCCGCACCGACCCCCACCCCGACCCCTGCACCCGCGCTCTCGCCTGCCACAGCCGCTGCCTCGGCCCCAGCGGCCGAACCGCTTCGGCCGTCGGCCGAACTGCCGGCTGCTCGCGAGGATGCAGGCAGCGTACGCGGCCCCTTCCTGGGCCCCATGTTCGTCGCGCTTTGCAGCGGGGCGCTTCTCTTGATGCTGGGCGTCGTGCTGGGGGTCTGGCTGTTCAAACCGGAGTCCCGTGCCGCGCAACCTCAGGCGGCCGCGCCTGCCGAGGTGGCTCGCGCAGCCGTGGCTCCAGCGCAGCCTCCGGCCGCCAGCATCGAGCTCGAGCCGCACGAAATCGAGGGGGCGGTTCCGGATCAGGTGATCAAGGCACGAGCTCGTCCCAGCTCGCGTTCGGGCCGCGGCTCGAAACCGCGCCCCAAGCGACAAGGTGCCGAAAGCCCGGCGCTGTCGCAGGCGGACGTGGACATGCTCCGGCGCATGACGGGAGAGGGCGTGTCCGAACCACCGTCGACCCTGGGGAGCAAGCCCGACAAGAATCCTGTTCGTAGGCGCAGCAAGGGTCTGAAGCGCGCCCAACTTACGGCAGTCGTCATCAAGCAGCGACCCCGCTTGCAGCGCTGTTACCAAAGCGCGTTGAGGGCCAGCGGTTACGAAGAGCCGGTGAAGCTGACCGTGGGAGTGACCGTGGGTCGAGCCGGCAGCGTCAAGCGCGTGAGCGTCAAGGGCGCTGTGGCCGGGCTGCCCGGGCTGGCTGCATGCGTCAAAAAGAGTGTCAAGTTGTGGCGGTTTCCTGCGGCGACCGACGACACCCAAACCGAGTTCCCGCTGCTGTTTCAGCCGGGCGCCTAGCTACAGCCGATCCAGGCTGAACGCATGAGCCTATGCTTGGCCCTGATTCGCTGGATCGAGCGGCAGCATCTCGATCGCGGGTGGCGTCGTGGGGCAGGCTTCGATACATAGGCCGCATCCAACACAGGTCTCGGGGTCGAGCTCCGGTCGCCATCGCTCGAGACGGATGGAAACCAGGCCGCCAGGGCACACGCCCACGCAGGCCCCACACTCGGGTCCGGCGAAGGCGATGCAGCGTCCCGCCTCGATGCGGACCTTTCCGAGCGGCCAAAGCGCGCTGGCGGGGCTGCTCAGTGCACCTTCCTCGCAGGCGGCGGCACAGGGGAAGCCGTCGCACATGTGGCAGGCGCGCTGCTCCGGCACCATCACCGGAGTGCCAGCGAGCGCGCCCGCCTGCTCGCTGAAGACATGCACGGCATCGTGGGGGCAGGCCTTTACGCAGTCGCCGCAGCGCGTGCAGCGCTTGAGAAAGAGCGGCTCCGGGCACGCTCCCGGAGGCCTGCGTTGCGCCTCGAGCTCGAAGGAAGGCGCCACGGCGCGTGTCACCGTGTCGGCCACCGTGGGCAGCAGGGCACCGAGCCAGCGGCGCCTGCCGATGGGTGCGCTCACATCAGCCCCCTTGGACCACAGCGCTGTGTCATAGCGGGCAACTCGTTGCGCCCAACATGGACACGCGCCGCCAGGCTGCAAGAGGCTACACTCCAACAAGAGCAGGCCTGATGCGTATTGCCCTGTGCCAGACCAATCCCACCGTGGGCGCTCTGGAGGCGAACACCCGCCACATTCTCGAGCTCGCCCGGCAAGCTGCTGCCAAGCGCGCCGTCTTGGCCGTGTTTCCCGAGCTCTCGCTGTGCGGCTACCCGCCGCGCGATCTGCTGGATCGCGCCGCGTTCGTCCGTGACTGCGAGACCTGGCTGCAAACGCTCACGAGCGAGGCTCCAACGGAATTGACGCTGCTGGTCGGCTACCCGAGCCGCGTCCCGCAACACGCAGGCACCGGAAGGCTGCGCAATGCGGTCGCGGTGATCGCCGGGGGGACGCTCCAAGCCGTGGTGCACAAGCGTCTTTTGCCTACCTACGACGTCTTTGACGAGGATCGGTACTTCGAGCCTGGCGACGCCGTGGGGGTGCACGAGGTCGCTGGAGTGCGACTCGGATTGAGTGTGTGCGAAGACCTGTGGAACGTCCAAAGCTCGCCGCAGCACGGGCGCTACGCGTGCAATCCAGTAGCCGATTGCCTGGCGCAAGGGGCCGAAGTCTTGATCAACCTCTCGGCGTCGCCGTTCACGTTGCCCAAGCGTAGGCAGCGTGAGGAGATGCTGTCCTCGGTTGCCCGGATCAGCGGCGTTCCTCTCGTAGTCGTGAACCAGGTCGGAGGCAACGATGACCTCGTTTTCGATGGGGCCTCCGCGATCTACGGACCCGACGGCGCTGTGTGGGCGCAAGCCGCGGCCTTTCGTGAGGACTGTGTGGTCGCCGACTTGAACCCCGGAGGCCCCCAGCGGCAGTTGCCAGCAACCGATCCAGCGGCGGCGCTGTCCGCGCTCACGCTTGGTGTTCGAGACTATGCGTCCAAGTGCGGATTCGAGACCGCGGTGCTGGGCCTTTCCGGCGGCATTGACAGCGCGGTAACCGCCTGCATCGCGGCACGCGCCCTGGGTGCATCCAAGGTGCTCGGAGTGGCGCTGCCTACCCGCTACTCATCCGCCCAAAGCGCGATCGATGCGCGCGAGCTCGCTGCCGCACTCGGAATAGGGCACCGGCAGGTGACGATCGACCAGGTCTTTCAGTCTTTCCTGGATCTGCTTGAGCCCGAGCTCGAAGGGCTGCCGCCGTCCCGAGGCGATGACACCACCTTCGAGAACATCCAGGCGCGGATACGCTGCACCGTGCTCATGGCACTGTCGAATCGCGCCGGGCATCTCCTGCTCACGACTGGAAACAAGAGCGAGATCGCGGTGGGCTACTGCACACTGTATGGCGACATGGCAGGTGGGCTTGCTGTGCTGAGTGACGTGCCCAAGACTTTCGTCTACCGGCTTGCGAGCGAGATCAATCGGCAGGCCGGCCGCGACCTCATCTCAGCAAGCATCACGACCAAACCCCCGAGTGCCGAGCTCAAGCCGGGCCAAACCGACCAGGACAGCTTGCCGCCCTACGAAGTGCTCGACGCCATCCTGGAGGGCTACATCGAAGACGGACACTCGCACGAGCAGCTCGTCAGGCAGGGCTTCGATGCTCGGACGGTAAAACGGGTGCTGCGCATGGTCCACGTAAACGAATACAAGCGCCGGCAGATGCCGCCCGGTTTGATCGTAACGCGCAAAGCCTTCGGTCCTGGAAGGCGCTATCCCATAGCACAAGCTTACAGGTAGGCGGCGCAGCGCGGATGCGCTAGACTCCCGTGGAGCGGTACGATGATGGAGCGGCTCGAAGTTGGTGACCGATGCGGGCTAATGGTCTGTGCTCCTTTGTGGCTCGTCGGCTGCTACGTGGGTGCTGAGGGAAGCTCGCACGGCGCCGCGGCAACACACGGTGCCGCAGCAACACACGGTGCCGCAGCAACACACGGCGCCGCAGCAACACACGGCGCCGCAGCAACACACGGCGCCGCAGCAACACACGGCGCCGCGGCAACACACGGCGCCGCAGCAACACACGGCGCCGCAGCAACACACGGCGCCGGCGGTATGCACGGTGCCGGCGGTATGCACGGCGGTGCAGGTATGCACGGCGCCGGCGGTATGCACGGCGCCGGCGGTGTGCACGGCGGGGTATGTCCCAACGTGGTTGCCTGCGGCGCCGGCCCTTGCGCCTGTCACGCGCCGTGCTGCGATCTGCAGTGCATGGGCACGGAATGCAGCTACCGCTGCGACCCCCTCACCAGCTGCACCATCGGTGGAATGCCGATGGCCAACCATACCGTGCACTGCACCGGAGCCCACTGCGTCGTGGACGGACGAGGAGCGGCTCTGGTGGACGTGACGTGCGCCATGGGCGCGAACTGC harbors:
- a CDS encoding NAD+ synthase, which codes for MRIALCQTNPTVGALEANTRHILELARQAAAKRAVLAVFPELSLCGYPPRDLLDRAAFVRDCETWLQTLTSEAPTELTLLVGYPSRVPQHAGTGRLRNAVAVIAGGTLQAVVHKRLLPTYDVFDEDRYFEPGDAVGVHEVAGVRLGLSVCEDLWNVQSSPQHGRYACNPVADCLAQGAEVLINLSASPFTLPKRRQREEMLSSVARISGVPLVVVNQVGGNDDLVFDGASAIYGPDGAVWAQAAAFREDCVVADLNPGGPQRQLPATDPAAALSALTLGVRDYASKCGFETAVLGLSGGIDSAVTACIAARALGASKVLGVALPTRYSSAQSAIDARELAAALGIGHRQVTIDQVFQSFLDLLEPELEGLPPSRGDDTTFENIQARIRCTVLMALSNRAGHLLLTTGNKSEIAVGYCTLYGDMAGGLAVLSDVPKTFVYRLASEINRQAGRDLISASITTKPPSAELKPGQTDQDSLPPYEVLDAILEGYIEDGHSHEQLVRQGFDARTVKRVLRMVHVNEYKRRQMPPGLIVTRKAFGPGRRYPIAQAYR